One region of Vigna angularis cultivar LongXiaoDou No.4 chromosome 10, ASM1680809v1, whole genome shotgun sequence genomic DNA includes:
- the LOC108336060 gene encoding filament-like plant protein 7, with protein sequence MDHKSWLWGKKSTQKTIATDKANLTSKENGEVQEPLTDKEKLEKDLKRLNDKLVFTLSECTAKDEQLKKQTKIVQEAVAGWEKAEAEILSMKQHLDESIRQQLVYEERAAQLDGALKECMQQLRFVREEQEQRMHDAVMKVSKEFEEARTVLEEKLSETSKGLAKFGVENSRLSKSIIAKENLIEDLKRQLAHAEDDHNALMIRLESMERDNASLKYETQVLEKELDIRNEEREFNRRTADASHKQYLQSVKKIAKLESECQRLRVLVQKRLPSPASLAKMKNEFEMLERDSLEMRRKNLNSTSLVVESALDSSETAIRRTTALTEQLNAVEEENKTLKESLNRKINEVQFSRAMLARTASKLMRLESEIESRGHVTLEQPMCNLATRDLSLSSMSDIGSDDKVSCADSWASALISELEHFRSIRQKESLSCKNVGPSDLSLMDDFLEMEKLAVVSVENATEISQASVEENNEIDGFSETRPNEISSGVTGKEIVPVSDHLSEFSISNQESCSIDMLKGDIPGWLLEVVKMIMDQNGATHKNLDDIREDIRLALSYLKNTDQYTFDSSKGSGHFDGSKPLHFSQHTSWEPLNNSGQDPCGTDAQILSIKGTKQPSQRDIGQSIGKIIELIEGISMPAEDFDNSDSLYQRENSGTDKSQGMPSGYMVRVFQWKTSELSSVLQQFLNVCYDLLNNKADHENFATELTTALDWIMNHCFSLQDVSSMRDAIKKQFDWDETLSENEAETAMSANSYKLHLTREQLSCLPPLTNSDCHGVPTEEMPYVDKEEIKNIEDKVISSEYEKEALEGMLQSATNQLQESEKTIGSLRLELQTVKELNRILEDQVQNHAFINEDLDTQLTETELQEANHRVLALEVELESKNQYCEELETKCVELQLQFESMTKKDKDINQKDEPLQTDWEITAASEKLAECQETILNLGKQLKALAAPKDASLFDNAIASQRRTVTNTNPVPLKEKKVKNRSSLFDQMVADDDTKENGNAVTASERSSSPISIPSFKQPLEKILLLNGLKGQEDSASVNSLAIVPTKKSGGRNFWRRLFGRKKSKKKAQFSLNT encoded by the exons ATGGATCATAAGTCTTGGCTTTGGGGGAAGAAATCCACACAGAAGACAATAGCAACCGACAAAGCAAATCTCACCTCAAAAGAAAATGGAGAG GTACAGGAACCTCTAACTGATAAAGAAAAATTGGAGAAAGACttaaaaagattaaatgatAAGCTTGTTTTTACACTTTCTGAATGTACTGCTAAAGATGAGCAGCtgaagaaacaaacaaaaattgttCAAGAAGCAGTGGCAG GATGGGAGAAGGCGGAAGCTGAAATATTATCTATGAAGCAACATCTTGATGAATCTATACGGCAGCAATTAGTTTATGAAGAAAGAGCGGCCCAATTGGATGGTGCTCTCAAGGAATGTATGCAACAGTTACGTTTTGTTAGAGAAGAGCAAGAGCAAAGGATGCATGATGCTGTGATGAAAGTTTctaaagaatttgaagaagcaCGCACAGTTTTGGAGGAGAAGCTATCAGAGACCAGTAAAGGGCTTGCTAAATTTGGGGTTGAAAATTCTCGTCTTAGTAAATCTATTATTGCTAAAGAAAATTTGATTGAAGATTTGAAAAGACAATTGGCTCATGCAGAGGATGATCATAATGCATTGATGATTAGATTAGAGTCCATGGAGAGAGATAATGCTTCCCTGAAGTACGAAACTCAAGTACTTGAAAAGGAACTTGATATCCGGAATGAGGAAAGAGAATTTAATCGTAGAACAGCTGATGCTTCTCATAAGCAGTACTTACAGAGTGTTAAAAAAATTGCCAAGTTAGAATCTGAATGTCAGAGGCTGCGTGTTCTGGTTCAGAAACGGTTGCCAAGTCCAGCTTCCTTggcaaaaatgaaaaatgaatttgaaatgttgGAACGGGATTCGCTTGAAATGAGAAGGAAAAACttgaactcaaccagtttggtGGTTGAATCTGCACTTGACAGTTCCGAGACTGCCATTAGAAGAACCACTGCTTTGACCGAGCAACTAAATGCagtggaagaagaaaacaagacaTTGAAAGAATCACTAAATAGGAAAATAAATGAAGTCCAATTCTCAAGAGCAATGCTTGCTCGCACGGCTTCTAAACTGATGCGACTTGAGTCAGAGATTGAATCTAGAGGCCATGTGACCTTGGAGCAGCCTATGTGTAATCTTGCAACTCGAGATTTATCTTTGTCGTCAATGTCTGATATTGGCAGTGATGACAAGGTTAGCTGTGCTGACTCCTGGGCTTCTGCATTGATTTCAGAATTGGAGCACTTTAGAAGTATACGGCAGAAGGAATCATTATCATGTAAAAATGTTGGACCCTCAGATTTAAGCCTTATGGATGACTTCCTCGAAATGGAAAAATTAGCAGTGGTCTCTGTTGAAAATGCCACTGAAATTTCGCAAGCTTCtgtagaagaaaataatgaaatagaTGGCTTCTCGGAGACTAGACCAAACGAGATTAGCTCTGGAGTAACAGGTAAGGAGATCGTTCCTGTGTCTGATCATTTGTCAGAGTTCTCCATTTCAAATCAGGAATCATGTTCTATTGACATGTTAAAGGGTGATATTCCTGGCTGGCTTCTGGAAGTAGTTAAAATGATAATGGATCAAAACGGTGCCACTCATAAGAACCTCGATGACATACGTGAGGATATTAGACTGGCTTTGAGCTATCTAAAAAATACAGATCAATATACGTTTGATTCAAGCAAAGGCTCAGGTCACTTTGATGGATCTAAGCCTCTCCATTTTAGTCAGCACACTTCATGGGAACCTTTGAACAATTCTGGGCAAGATCCGTGTGGTACTGATGCTCAGATTTTATCAATAAAGGGAACTAAACAGCCATCTCAAAGGGATATTGGCCAGTCAATAGGTAAGATAATTGAGCTTATTGAAGGGATTAGCATGCCTGCTGAGGATTTTGATAATTCAGATTCTTTGTACCAAAGAGAAAATAGCGGTACAGATAAGAGTCAAGGAATGCCTTCAGGCTACATGGTCCGTGTTTTCCAGTGGAAAACATCTGAACTTAGTAGTGTCCTACAGCAATTTCTCAATGTGTGTTACGATTTACTCAATAACAAGGCTGACCATGAAAATTTTGCCACAGAACTGACTACGGCTTTGGACTGGATTATGAATCACTGCTTTTCTCTTCAGGATGTTTCAAGTATGAGGGATGccattaaaaaacaatttgattGGGATGAGACACTTAGTGAAAACGAAGCTGAAACAGCGATGTCTGCAAATTCATATAAGTTGCATCTTACTAGGGAACAGTTGTCATGTTTGCCTCCTCTAACTAATTCAGATTGTCATGGTGTTCCGACTGAAGAGATGCCATATGTTGACAaggaagaaattaaaaatattgaagatAAAGTGATCAGTTCTGAATATGAGAAGGAAGCCTTGGAAGGGATGCTCCAATCAGCTACAAATCAACTTCAGGAATCAGAGAAGACTATTGGCAGCTTGAGATTGGAGTTACAAACTGTGAAAGAATTGAATCGAATACTTGAGGATCAAGTACAAAATCATGCATTCATAAATGAAGATCTTGACACTCAGCTTACAGAAACCGAACTACAAGAGGCTAATCACAGGGTTTTAGCATTAGAAGTGGAACTGGAGAGCAAAAATCAATATTGTGAAGAATTAGAGACCAAATGTGTCGAACTTCAGCTCCAGTTTGAAAG CATGACAAAGAAAGACAAGGACATTAATCAGAAAGATGAGCCACTACAAACT GACTGGGAGATTACCGCGGCATCGGAAAAGTTGGCAGAGTGTCAAGAAACCATTCTTAACCTTGGGAAGCAGTTGAAGGCATTAGCTGCACCAAAGGATGCCTCTCTTTTTGACAATGCCATTGCCTCTCAACGTCGTACAGTCACAAACACGAATCCTGTCCCcctgaaagaaaagaaagtgaaaaatcGATCTTCTCTGTTTGATCAGATGGTGGCAGATGATGATACCAAAGAAAATGGAAATGCTGTCACAGCAAGTGAAAGAAGCTCCAGTCCTATCAGCATTCCAAGTTTCAAACAGCCCCTGGAAAAGATTTTACTTTTGAATGGACTTAAAGGCCAGGAAGACAGTGCTAGTGTTAATTCTTTGGCCATCGTACCTACCAAGAAATCTGGTGGTCGAAATTTTTGGAGAAGGCTATTTGGGAGAAAGAAATCCAAAAAGAAAGCACAGTTTTCGTTGAACACATGA
- the LOC108335187 gene encoding protein IN CHLOROPLAST ATPASE BIOGENESIS, chloroplastic isoform X2 has product MKIGGVVVYGGAPRGSVVPLLLRRRSVSLRVFSSSSYSSISDHVSFVKDVAATQPPQHLSHLLNILKTRGETIVSPGARQGLIPLAIPLTKNSSGNVTALLRWPTAPPEMEMPVVEVRKHGVWLLAKTVDQFIHRVIVEEDVKNSQERNEAVFNASADAGKKLYRTGDFAESGISNLDVYLLKKVGIFPDIIERKVMRHFEEGDHVSALVTGEFYTKKEHFPGFARPFAFNAEVLLRVGRKVEAKDAARGALKSPWWTLGCKYEDVANIAQWDDEQIEYIKERVTEEGRQEDIKKGKAPEQIGQAN; this is encoded by the exons ATGAAGATCGGCGGCGTGGTCGTATACGGCGGAGCTCCACGTGGCAGCGTTGTGCCTCTGCTTCTCCGCCGCCGCAGTGTTTCCCTCCgcgttttttcttcttcctcttacTCCTCCATTTCTG ACCACGTTTCTTTCGTGAAGGATGTGGCTGCGACTCAGCCTCCTCAACATCTTTCACATCTcctaaatattttgaaaaccagAG GTGAAACTATTGTCTCACCGGGTGCCAGGCAAGGATTAATACCTCTTGCCATCCCGCTGACAAAAAATAGTTCTG GTAATGTGACTGCACTGCTGCGGTGGCCCACGGCTCCACCCGA GATGGAAATGCCAGTGGTGGAAGTAAGAAAACATGGAGTATGGCTTTTGGCCAAGACT GTAGACCAATTTATACACCGAGTGATAGTTGAGGAAGATGTAAAGAACAGTCAGGAGAGAAATGAAGCCGTATTTAATGCTTCGGCTGATGCTGGGAAGAAACTTTACAGAACGGGTGATTTTGCAGAGTCTGGAATTTCTAACCTTGATGTCTATCTTTTGAAAAAG GTCGGTATATTTCCAGATATCATAGAGCGCAAAGTGATGCGGCATTTTGAGGAAGGAGATCAT GTTTCAGCATTAGTAACTGGAGAATTTTATACCAAGAAGGAGCATTTTCCAGGATTTGCACGACCTTTTGCGTTCAATGCGGAGGTTTTGCTGAG GGTTGGTCGTAAAGTAGAAGCTAAAGATGCTGCTAGGGGAGCTTTGAAATCACCGTGGTGGACTCTGGGTTGCAAGTATGAG GACGTAGCTAATATAGCACAATGGGATGATGAACAAATTGAGTACATTAAAGAGAGGGTGACTGAAGAGGGAAGGCAAGAAGATATTAAAAAAGGAAAGGCCCCTGAGCAG ATTGGCCAAGCAAATTAG
- the LOC108335187 gene encoding protein IN CHLOROPLAST ATPASE BIOGENESIS, chloroplastic isoform X1, with protein sequence MKIGGVVVYGGAPRGSVVPLLLRRRSVSLRVFSSSSYSSISDHVSFVKDVAATQPPQHLSHLLNILKTRGETIVSPGARQGLIPLAIPLTKNSSGNVTALLRWPTAPPEMEMPVVEVRKHGVWLLAKTVDQFIHRVIVEEDVKNSQERNEAVFNASADAGKKLYRTGDFAESGISNLDVYLLKKVGIFPDIIERKVMRHFEEGDHVSALVTGEFYTKKEHFPGFARPFAFNAEVLLRVGRKVEAKDAARGALKSPWWTLGCKYEDVANIAQWDDEQIEYIKERVTEEGRQEDIKKGKAPEQVVLDEAAFLLDLASVEGEWDDYLERIAKCYEEAGLPDVAKFILYRD encoded by the exons ATGAAGATCGGCGGCGTGGTCGTATACGGCGGAGCTCCACGTGGCAGCGTTGTGCCTCTGCTTCTCCGCCGCCGCAGTGTTTCCCTCCgcgttttttcttcttcctcttacTCCTCCATTTCTG ACCACGTTTCTTTCGTGAAGGATGTGGCTGCGACTCAGCCTCCTCAACATCTTTCACATCTcctaaatattttgaaaaccagAG GTGAAACTATTGTCTCACCGGGTGCCAGGCAAGGATTAATACCTCTTGCCATCCCGCTGACAAAAAATAGTTCTG GTAATGTGACTGCACTGCTGCGGTGGCCCACGGCTCCACCCGA GATGGAAATGCCAGTGGTGGAAGTAAGAAAACATGGAGTATGGCTTTTGGCCAAGACT GTAGACCAATTTATACACCGAGTGATAGTTGAGGAAGATGTAAAGAACAGTCAGGAGAGAAATGAAGCCGTATTTAATGCTTCGGCTGATGCTGGGAAGAAACTTTACAGAACGGGTGATTTTGCAGAGTCTGGAATTTCTAACCTTGATGTCTATCTTTTGAAAAAG GTCGGTATATTTCCAGATATCATAGAGCGCAAAGTGATGCGGCATTTTGAGGAAGGAGATCAT GTTTCAGCATTAGTAACTGGAGAATTTTATACCAAGAAGGAGCATTTTCCAGGATTTGCACGACCTTTTGCGTTCAATGCGGAGGTTTTGCTGAG GGTTGGTCGTAAAGTAGAAGCTAAAGATGCTGCTAGGGGAGCTTTGAAATCACCGTGGTGGACTCTGGGTTGCAAGTATGAG GACGTAGCTAATATAGCACAATGGGATGATGAACAAATTGAGTACATTAAAGAGAGGGTGACTGAAGAGGGAAGGCAAGAAGATATTAAAAAAGGAAAGGCCCCTGAGCAG GTTGTGCTAGACGAAGCCGCTTTCTTGTTGGATTTAGCTTCTGTAGAGGGAGAATGGGATGACTACTTAGAGCGGATAGCCAAATGTTACGAGGAAGCAGGACTTCCAGATGTTGcaaaatttatactttatagagattga
- the LOC108335789 gene encoding histone-lysine N-methyltransferase CLF, with translation MASSKPSPSPSSSRSELIIDPSGEKVDAVSQTVEDVLPVIDSLKKEVAVERIVYVKNRIEENRQKLVGVTNHVCKMAMERRNSSVADSNRSLDLLTKRQKDAIDMHNGVHASNGDVESNGYHEDTHGSTAVLLGSNVAVKNAVRPIKLPEIKKLPPYTTWIFLDRNQRMTEDQSVVGRRRIYYDQNGGEALICSDSEEEIMEDEEEKREFIESEDYILRMTVKEFGLTDSVMESLAQCFSRNTNEIKARYEALSIQDNADGSSKAVDSGENSQSGNSFLEKDLEAALDSFDNLFCRRCLVFDCRLHGCSQDLVFPAEKQPIWIPPDSENAPCGPNCFRSVLKPERFAKTSSAQADGEDKCSGGVLSRKKSSAKRRLKGSQSESASSNAKNISESSDSENGPGRDAASASHSAPPKAKPMGKGIGKRNSKRVAERVLVCMQKRQKKPVVSDSDSISEALERSSNDIVTDLHAMSSEDNTRKEDSVDDNVCKQEITDNKAWKALEKGLLEKGMEIFGRNSCLIARNLLNGLKTCWDVFQYINCEEGKMSGPPGDVANSLLEGYSKGNNEVRRRSRFLRRRGRVRRLKYTWKSAAYHSIRKRITERKDQPCRQYNPCGCQSACGKQCPCLLNGTCCEKYCGCPKSCKNRFRGCHCAKSQCRSRQCPCFAADRECDPDVCRNCWVSCGDGTLGIPSQRGDNYECRNMKLLLKQQQRVLLGRSDVSGWGAFLKNSVGKHEYLGEYTGELISHREADKRGKIYDRENSSFLFNLNDQFVLDAYRKGDKLKFANHSPDPNCYAKVIMVAGDHRVGIFAKERICAGEELFYDYRYEPDRAPVWARKPEASGSKKEDGAPSSGRAKKLA, from the exons ATGGCGTCGTCGAAGCCTTCGCCTTCGCCCTCATCTTCCAGATCGGAGCTTATCATCGATCCTTCC GGTGAGAAAGTGGACGCTGTGAGTCAGACTGTTGAAGATGTGTTACCGGTTATTGATTCTTTAAAGAAAGAAGTTGCTGTGGAACGGATTGTTTATGTAAAG AATAGAATAGAGGAAAACAGACAGAAGCTGGTTGGTGTCACAAATCATGTCTGCAAAATGGCAATGGAGAGAAGGAACAGCAGCGTTGCTGATTCTAACAGAAGTCTAGACCTGCTTACAAAGAGGCAAAAAGATGCAATTGATATGCACAACGGTGTTCATGCAAGTAATGGTGATGTAGAGAGCAATGGCTACCATGAAGATACCCATGGTTCTACAGCAGTTCTTCTAGGGTCTAATGTTGCTGTTAAGAATGCTGTTCGTCCTATCAAATTacctgaaataaaaaaattgccTCCTTATACTACATGGATATTTCTGGATAG AAATCAAAGAATGACCGAGGATCAATCAGTTGTAGGCCGAAGACGAATTTATTATGATCAAAATGGTGGAGAAGCACTTATATGCAGTGACAGTGAGGAAGAAATTATGGAGGATgaagaggagaaaagagaaTTCATAGAATCAGAAGATTATATACTTCG CATGACTGTCAAAGAATTCGGTTTAACTGACAGCGTTATGGAGTCATTGGCTCAGTGCTTTTCTAGAAACACTAACGAAATTAAG GCAAGGTATGAAGCTCTTAGTATTCAAGACAATGCTGATGGGTCTTCCAAGGCTGTAGATTCTGGAGAGAACTCTCAGAGTGGAAATTCTTTTCTGGAAAAGGATCTTGAAGCGGCTCTTGACTCTTTTGACAACCTCTTTTGTCGACGATGTCTC GTTTTTGATTGTAGATTACATGGATGTTCACAGGATCTTGTCTTCCCA GCTGAGAAGCAACCTATATGGATCCCTCCTGATAGTGAAAATGCACCCTGTGGGCCAAATTGTTTCCGATCG GTGCTTAAGCCAGAAAGATTTGCCAAAACATCTTCTGCCCAGGCTGATGGTGAAGATAAGTGCTCTGGTGGTGTTTTATCTCGGAAAAAGTCTTCTGCCAAAAGGCGGTTAAAAGGAAGCCAAAGTGAAAGTGCTTCATCTAACGCAAAGAACATATCTGAGAGTAGTGACTCAGAGAATGGTCCTGGACGAGATGCTGCTTCAGCATCTCACTCAGCTCCTCCTAAAGCTAAACCCATGGGGAAAGGAATCGGTAAGAGGAACAGTAAGCGAGTGGCAGAACGAGTCTTAGTATGCATGCAGAAAAGGCAGAAGAAACCAGTAGTTTCTGATTCCGATTCCATA AGTGAAGCTCTTGAGCGCTCATCAAATGATATTGTCACTGATCTACATGCTATGAGCAGTgaagacaacacaaggaaagaaGATTCTGTAGATGACAATGTTTGTAAACAAGAAATCACAGACAATAAAGCTTGGAAAGCTCTTGAAAAGGGGCTTTTAGAGAAAGGAATGGAGATTTTTGGTAGAAACAG TTGCTTAATAGCTAGGAATCTCTTAAATGGTCTAAAGACTTGTTGGGATGTTTTCCAATACATAAATTGTGAAGAAGGAAAGATGTCTGGTCCCCCTGGGGATGTTGCAAATTCCCTTTTGGAGGGCTATTCCAAG GGTAATAATGAAGTGAGAAGAAGATCCAGGTTTTTACGCAGAAGAGGAAGAGTCCGTCGATTGAAGTACACATGGAAATCCGCCGCTTATCATTCCATCAGGAAAAGGATTACAGAGAGAAAGGATCAACCCTGCCGGCAGTATAATCCATGCGGTTGCCAATCAGCTTGTGGAAAGCAGTGTCCTTGTCTTCTTAATGGAACCTGCTGTGAGAAGTACTGTGG GTGCCCCAAGAGTTGCAAGAATCGGTTTCGTGGTTGTCATTGTGCTAAGAGTCAATGCCGAAGTCGACAATGTCCATGCTTTGCCGCTGATAGGGAATGTGATCCAGATGTCTGTAGGAATTGTTGGGTCAG TTGTGGCGATGGTACTCTTGGGATTCCTAGCCAAAGAGGGGACAATTACGAATGTAGAAACATGAAGCTTCTTCTCAAACAGCAGCAAAGG GTTCTTCTTGGAAGGTCGGATGTATCAGGCTGGGGAGCCTTCTTAAAG AATAGTGTTGGTAAACATGAATACCTTGGAGAGTATACAGGAGAGTTGATTTCTCATCGGGAAGCAGATAAGCGAGGAAAGATATATGACCGTGAAAATTCatcttttctctttaatttgaATGACCAG TTCGTTCTAGATGCTTACCGAAAGGGTGATAAATTGAAGTTTGCGAACCATTCGCCCGATCCAAATTGCTATGCGAAG GTTATAATGGTTGCTGGAGATCATAGGGTAGGCATTTTTGCAAAGGAACGGATTTGCGCCGGGGAGGAACTGTTCTATGATTATCGTTATGAGCCTGACAGGGCCCCTGTCTGGGCTCGGAAACCTGAGGCATCTGGATCCAAAAAAGAGGACGGGGCTCCTTCAAGTGGTCGTGCAAAGAAGCTTGCTTAA
- the LOC108335283 gene encoding PI-PLC X domain-containing protein At5g67130, which translates to MCSRFLDSRTKCRTPTIFASFFFSLFLTSSAACFNVNCQVLEACTAATDCGPGLYCGNCPALGRTRPVCTRGQATIVTSLVNGLPFNKYTWIMTHNSFSIVDAPSLAGVQRLTFYNQEDTVTNQLRNGVRGLMLDMYDFENDIWLCHSFREQCFNFTAFQPAINTLREVEAFLTANPTEIITIVIEDYVRTPKGLINLFSNAGLDKYWFPVSDMPKKGEDWPTVTEMVQANRRLLVFTSDASKEAEEGIAYQWTYMIENESGDPGVQGGSCPHRKKSKPLTSRSASLFLQNYFPTYPVEADSCKEHSAPLADMVNTCYKAAGNMLPNFIAVNFYMRSDGGGVFDIVDKMNGHSLCGCNTVSACQEGAPFGSCKNITVPYTSPVTNTAGSFTGSVQFSRSASPALSPNCCFFVLFYFLLISVLLRL; encoded by the exons ATGTGCTCGCGTTTCTTGGATTCCCGCACCAAATGCAGAACCCCCACCATCTTTGCGTCAttcttcttctccctcttcCTCACCTCTTCCGCCGCATGCTTCAACGTGAATTGCCAG GTTCTGGAAGCATGTACAGCTGCCACCGATTGTGGGCCGGGTCTCTATTGCGGCAATTGCCCTGCTTTAGGCCGGACTCGGCCCGTTTGCACCAGAGGCCAAGCCACCATCGTTACATCTCTC GTGAATGGTTTGCCCTTCAACAAGTACACGTGGATCATGACCCATAATTCATTCAGTATCGTGGATGCACCATCTTTGGCTGGTGTTCAGAGACTCACCTTTTACAATCAAGAAGATACTGTTACTAACCAGTTGAGG AATGGAGTGAGAGGACTGATGTTGGATATGTACGACTTTGAGAACGATATCTGGCTCTGTCATTCATTCCGAGAGCAATGCTTCAACTTCACTGCCTTT CAACCTGCAATAAATACTTTGAGAGAAGTGGAAGCATTCTTAACTGCAAATCCGACCGAGATTATCACCATTGTAATTGAGGATTATGTGCGTACTCCAAAGGGGTTAATTAATCTGTTCTCAAATGCTGGACTAGATAAATATTGGTTCCCGGTGTCTGATATGCCCAAGAAGGGTGAAGATTGGCCCACTGTAACAGAGATGGTTCAAGCAAATCGTCGTCTCCTTGTTTTCACTTCGGATGCTTCTAAGGAAGCTGAAGAAGGAATCGCTTATCAGTGGACTTATATGATTGAAAATGAGT CCGGAGATCCTGGAGTTCAAGGGGGTTCTTGTCCACACAGAAAAAAATCGAAGCCGCTAACTTCTAGAAGTGCATCACTGTTCTTACAGAACTACTTTCCAACATATCCGGTTGAAGCTGACTCATGCAAGGAGCATTCGGCTCCACTTGCTGATATGGTGAACACATGTTACAAAGCTGCAGGAAATATGTTGCCTAATTTTATAGCAGTTAATTTTTACATG AGGAGTGACGGTGGGGGCGTGTTCGATATCGTGGATAAAATGAACGGCCACTCGCTGTGCGGCTGCAATACAGTCTCTGCTTGCCAG GAGGGAGCACCTTTTGGATCTTGCAAGAATATTACTGTACCTTATACAAGTCCAGTGACTAACACAGCTGGAAGCTTTACAGGATCTGTTCAGTTCTCTAGATCAGCTTCACCTGCTCTTTCTCCAAATTGCTGCTTTTTCgtcttgttttattttctccttATTTCTGTTTTATTAAGATTGTGA
- the LOC108335311 gene encoding F-box protein At5g67140, whose amino-acid sequence MEVEAEIDRLPVDLLANIFVLFTSFTDLAQASEVCKKWKQGVNESLACRENLSFAGWKMDDESTARLVCHAYNLTKLHIPRSRWCCQITDAGLVRISFAKCVSNLTSISLWGLTGITDEGVVQLISRTRSLQHLNVGGTFITDESLFAIARSCPKLETIVLWSCRHVTENGLFALVDKCVELKSMNLWGTRVPVDCLNNLLVLRPALMIKV is encoded by the exons ATGGAAGTTGAGGCAGAGATTGATCGCTTGCCCGTTGACTTGTTGGctaatatttttgttcttttcacTTCCTTCACTGATTTGGCACA AGCGAGCGAGGTTTGCAAGAAATGGAAACAAGGGGTGAATGAGTCTCTGGCATGCAGAGAGAATCTCAGCTTTGCAGGTTGGAAAATGGATGATGAATCCACTGCTCGTCTTGTTTGTCATGCCTACAATCTCACCAAACTTCATAT ACCAAGAAGCCGTTGGTGTTGCCAAATAACTGATGCAGGACTTGTCAGAATATCTTTTGCTAAGTGTGTCAGCAATCTCACATCTATATCATTGTGGGGTTTGACTGGCATCACAGATGAAGGTGTTGTTCAACTG ATATCCAGAACTAGATCTTTACAACATCTGAATGTTGGTGGTACATTTATCACGGATGAATCTCTGTTTGCCATTGCAAGAAGTTGTCCAAAGTTGGAG ACCATTGTTCTTTGGAGCTGTCGCCATGTAACTGAGAATGGGCTTTTTGCCTTAGTTGACAAATGTGTGGAGCTGAAATCAATGAATTTATGGGGAACAAGAGTTCCTGTGGACTGCCTCAACAATCTACTTGTTTTAAGACCAGCACTTATGATCAAAGTTTGA